Proteins from a genomic interval of Tenacibaculum sp. SZ-18:
- the pdhA gene encoding pyruvate dehydrogenase (acetyl-transferring) E1 component subunit alpha, with the protein MKKVTKETYINWYRDMLFWRKFEDKLAAVYIQQKVRGFLHLYNGQEAVLAGALHAMDLTKDKMITAYRNHVQPIGMGVDPKRVMAELYGKATGTSQGLGGSMHIFSKEFRFYGGHGIVGGQIPLGAGIAFGDKYHNSDAVTLCYFGDGAARQGSLHETFNMAMNWKLPVIFICENNGYAMGTSVERTANHEDIWKLGLGYEMPCGPVDGMNPVKVAEAVDEAIQRARKGDGPTFLEMKTYRYRGHSMSDAQHYRTKEEVEEYKKIDPITQVLNIIKDKKYASDEEIDTINKEVKAMVKECEKFAEDSPFPELNVLHDVVYEQKDYPFIK; encoded by the coding sequence ATGAAAAAAGTCACTAAAGAAACTTATATCAACTGGTATAGAGATATGCTTTTTTGGAGAAAGTTTGAAGACAAACTTGCCGCAGTTTATATACAACAAAAAGTAAGAGGTTTCTTGCATTTATATAACGGTCAAGAAGCAGTATTAGCAGGTGCCTTACATGCTATGGATCTTACAAAAGACAAGATGATTACAGCTTATCGTAATCATGTACAGCCTATCGGAATGGGTGTAGATCCGAAAAGAGTTATGGCAGAATTGTATGGAAAAGCAACAGGAACTTCTCAAGGTCTTGGAGGTTCTATGCACATCTTCTCAAAAGAATTTCGTTTTTACGGAGGTCATGGAATTGTAGGTGGTCAGATTCCCTTAGGAGCAGGAATTGCTTTTGGTGATAAATACCATAATAGTGATGCAGTTACTTTATGTTACTTTGGTGATGGTGCAGCTCGTCAAGGTTCTTTACACGAAACTTTTAACATGGCAATGAACTGGAAATTACCTGTCATTTTTATTTGTGAAAATAACGGTTATGCAATGGGAACTTCTGTTGAAAGAACTGCAAATCATGAAGATATTTGGAAATTAGGTTTAGGGTATGAAATGCCATGTGGACCTGTAGATGGAATGAATCCAGTAAAAGTTGCTGAGGCTGTTGATGAAGCAATTCAAAGAGCAAGAAAAGGTGACGGTCCAACTTTCTTAGAAATGAAAACTTACCGATACAGAGGACATTCAATGTCTGATGCACAACATTACCGTACGAAAGAAGAAGTTGAGGAATACAAAAAAATAGATCCAATTACTCAAGTATTAAATATTATTAAGGATAAAAAATACGCGTCTGATGAGGAAATTGATACTATTAATAAAGAAGTAAAAGCCATGGTGAAAGAATGTGAGAAATTTGCGGAAGATTCTCCATTTCCAGAATTAAATGTTCTTCACGACGTTGTTTACGAACAAAAAGATTATCCTTTTATCAAATAA
- a CDS encoding M15 family metallopeptidase, whose translation MKKWMFSIITFAFSLFVSSQELPKGFSYVKDFAPTIQMELRYCTHNNFMGVPVDGYEEPILITSTKTAKALAKIQELLLKKGLSLKVFDGYRPQTAVNHFVRWARIPNDTLTKKQYYPGLNKRNLFKLGYIATKSGHSRGSSVDLTIVHIATDTELDMGSPYDFFGTISHAQYKNLTKEQKANRYLLRKVMMANGFRPYKNEWWHFTLNNEPFPKTYFDFPVK comes from the coding sequence ATGAAGAAATGGATGTTTTCAATTATCACCTTTGCCTTTTCACTATTTGTAAGTTCACAAGAATTACCCAAAGGTTTTTCTTATGTAAAAGATTTTGCACCTACAATACAAATGGAACTAAGATATTGTACCCACAACAACTTTATGGGAGTTCCTGTTGACGGATATGAAGAACCTATTTTGATAACCTCTACTAAAACAGCTAAAGCCTTAGCTAAGATTCAAGAACTATTATTAAAGAAAGGATTGAGTTTAAAAGTATTTGACGGTTATCGTCCTCAAACTGCTGTTAATCATTTTGTCCGATGGGCCAGAATTCCGAATGACACACTTACTAAAAAACAATACTACCCTGGCTTAAATAAACGAAACCTTTTTAAACTAGGTTACATTGCTACCAAATCTGGTCATTCAAGAGGAAGTTCTGTAGATTTAACTATCGTACATATTGCTACAGATACGGAATTAGATATGGGAAGCCCTTACGACTTCTTCGGAACAATTTCACACGCACAATATAAAAATCTGACAAAAGAGCAAAAAGCCAATCGATATTTACTTAGAAAAGTAATGATGGCAAATGGTTTCAGACCTTATAAAAATGAATGGTGGCATTTTACACTGAATAATGAACCATTTCCTAAAACCTACTTTGATTTTCCTGTTAAGTAA
- the aroC gene encoding chorismate synthase produces the protein MFNSFGNLLRLTSFGESHGVAIGGVIDGFPAGIEIDFEAVQKELDRRKPGQSKIVTQRKEPDTVEFLSGVFEGKSTGQPIGFVIKNTNQKSKDYNHNTNVYRPSHADYTYDKKYGIRDYRGGGRTSARETANWVVAGALAKQFLSQISINAFTSSVGEIFMNKPYQDLDFSKTESNIVRCPDERTAKEMITKIKEIRKAGDTIGGTITCVVQNVPVGLGEPIFHKLHAELGKAMLSINAVKGFEFGSGFCGAKMKGSEHNDIFNPDGTTRSNLSGGIQGGVSNGMDIYFRVAFKPVATIMQNQDTINSEGEATEITGKGRHDPCVVPRAVPIVEALTALVLADFLLLNRTRKA, from the coding sequence ATGTTTAATTCTTTCGGAAATTTACTAAGATTAACTTCTTTTGGAGAATCACACGGAGTGGCAATTGGTGGCGTAATTGACGGTTTTCCTGCTGGTATTGAAATCGATTTTGAGGCTGTTCAGAAAGAATTAGATCGACGTAAACCTGGGCAGTCAAAAATTGTTACACAACGAAAAGAACCAGATACAGTTGAGTTTTTATCAGGTGTTTTTGAAGGAAAATCTACGGGGCAACCAATAGGATTTGTTATAAAAAACACCAATCAAAAAAGTAAAGATTACAATCACAATACAAATGTATATCGCCCTTCACATGCGGATTATACATATGATAAAAAATATGGTATTCGTGATTATAGAGGAGGAGGCAGAACTTCGGCTAGAGAGACAGCAAATTGGGTTGTAGCCGGTGCTTTAGCAAAACAGTTTTTAAGCCAAATTAGCATTAACGCTTTTACTTCGTCTGTCGGTGAAATCTTTATGAACAAACCATATCAAGATTTGGATTTTTCCAAAACGGAAAGTAATATTGTTCGTTGTCCTGATGAAAGAACAGCGAAAGAAATGATAACTAAAATTAAAGAAATCAGAAAGGCCGGAGATACTATTGGAGGAACTATAACTTGTGTTGTACAAAATGTACCAGTAGGTTTAGGTGAACCAATTTTTCATAAGTTACATGCCGAGTTAGGTAAGGCGATGCTTTCTATAAATGCTGTAAAAGGATTTGAATTTGGAAGTGGATTTTGTGGCGCAAAAATGAAAGGATCGGAACATAATGATATCTTTAATCCAGATGGAACTACACGTTCTAATTTATCTGGGGGAATTCAAGGTGGAGTTTCTAACGGAATGGATATTTATTTCAGAGTTGCTTTTAAGCCTGTAGCGACTATTATGCAAAATCAAGATACAATTAATTCAGAAGGTGAAGCTACTGAAATTACAGGTAAAGGTCGTCATGATCCTTGTGTAGTTCCGCGAGCAGTACCCATTGTTGAAGCTTTAACGGCTTTAGTTTTAGCTGATTTTTTATTGTTAAATAGAACTAGGAAGGCCTAA
- a CDS encoding pyruvate dehydrogenase complex dihydrolipoamide acetyltransferase gives MATVINMPRLSDTMEEGVVASWLKKVGDKVEEGDILAEIETDKATMEFESFHEGTLLHIGVNEGEGAPVDTLLAIIGDEGEDFSALLNQSSSEASKSEESKEESKKEKNTSSNTSISIPDGVQVVTMPRLSDTMAEGTVASWLKSVGDKVEEGDILAEIETDKATMEFESFYEGTLLYIGINEGESAPVDSLLAIIGAEGTDVSAVIEAQKNGGLTTTTPSEEKTTESKPTEKATPAAQETVTNTTTSNSGGRIFASPLAKKIAKDKGINLADVKGSGENGRIVKKDVENYTPAAKMEASAPVSQSTSAPTTALTNFAVAGEERTEDVKNSQMRKAIARSLGNSKFSAPHFYLNIEVDMDNAIASRKTINAIPDVKVSFNDMVVKACAMALRKHPQVNTSWTDNTTKYHSHIHVGVAVAVDEGLVVPVVKHTDAMTLTQIGASVKDLAGKARSKKIKPDEMQGSTFTVSNLGMFGIESFTSIINQPNSAILSVGAIVQKPVVKDGQIVVGNTMMLTLACDHRTVDGAVGAQFLQTLKTFIENPVTMLV, from the coding sequence ATGGCAACAGTAATTAATATGCCTCGCTTAAGCGACACGATGGAAGAAGGAGTAGTAGCTTCTTGGTTAAAAAAGGTTGGTGATAAAGTTGAGGAAGGAGATATTTTAGCTGAAATTGAAACTGATAAAGCTACAATGGAATTCGAATCTTTTCATGAAGGAACTTTATTACATATCGGTGTAAATGAAGGTGAAGGGGCTCCTGTAGATACTTTATTAGCTATTATTGGTGATGAAGGCGAAGATTTTTCGGCACTATTAAATCAAAGTTCTTCTGAAGCATCAAAAAGTGAAGAGTCTAAAGAAGAATCAAAAAAAGAAAAAAATACTTCAAGTAACACTTCTATTTCTATTCCGGATGGAGTTCAAGTTGTAACAATGCCTAGACTTAGTGATACTATGGCTGAAGGTACTGTAGCTTCTTGGTTAAAAAGTGTTGGAGACAAAGTTGAGGAAGGAGATATTTTAGCTGAAATTGAAACTGATAAAGCTACAATGGAGTTCGAATCTTTTTACGAGGGAACTCTTTTATATATTGGAATTAACGAAGGAGAAAGTGCACCAGTTGATAGTTTATTAGCTATTATTGGAGCTGAAGGAACTGATGTTTCTGCTGTAATTGAAGCTCAAAAAAACGGTGGTTTAACTACAACAACTCCCAGTGAAGAAAAAACAACAGAATCAAAGCCTACTGAAAAAGCTACTCCTGCTGCTCAAGAAACTGTAACAAACACTACTACTTCTAATTCTGGAGGAAGAATTTTTGCTTCACCTTTAGCTAAGAAAATTGCTAAAGACAAAGGTATTAATTTAGCAGATGTTAAGGGTTCTGGTGAGAATGGAAGAATCGTTAAGAAAGACGTAGAAAACTATACTCCAGCTGCGAAAATGGAAGCTTCTGCTCCTGTTTCTCAAAGTACAAGTGCACCAACTACTGCTCTAACTAATTTTGCTGTTGCAGGAGAAGAGAGAACTGAAGATGTTAAAAATTCTCAAATGCGTAAAGCAATCGCAAGAAGTTTAGGTAATTCTAAATTCTCTGCGCCCCACTTCTACTTAAACATTGAAGTAGACATGGATAATGCAATTGCTTCTCGTAAAACTATCAATGCTATACCTGATGTTAAAGTTTCTTTTAACGATATGGTTGTGAAAGCTTGTGCAATGGCATTAAGAAAGCATCCACAAGTAAATACTTCTTGGACAGATAATACTACTAAATACCATAGTCATATTCATGTTGGTGTTGCTGTAGCTGTTGATGAAGGATTAGTTGTCCCTGTAGTTAAACATACTGATGCTATGACCTTAACTCAAATTGGAGCATCTGTTAAAGATTTAGCTGGTAAAGCAAGAAGTAAGAAAATTAAACCAGACGAAATGCAAGGAAGTACTTTTACAGTTTCTAACCTTGGAATGTTTGGAATTGAAAGTTTTACTTCAATTATAAACCAACCAAATTCAGCAATTTTATCTGTTGGTGCTATTGTTCAAAAACCTGTAGTTAAAGACGGACAAATTGTTGTTGGAAACACAATGATGTTAACATTAGCTTGTGACCACAGAACTGTTGATGGTGCTGTTGGAGCTCAGTTCTTACAAACATTAAAAACGTTTATCGAAAACCCAGTTACCATGTTAGTGTAA
- a CDS encoding DUF5916 domain-containing protein codes for MKNILLILFSLLNVVTYSQDSWIHFRDVNIEIDGSLNELVWKSIPIHTNFHNLLPTDEGLAENQTEVKIFHNGEYLFVGAVYHDTTAKQQVSSLKRDVSIGISDAFVMVLDTQHQQQNGNLFAVNTYGTQVDALVERNEMGYGLNFSWNAVWKTKTTVVGNNKVYEIAIPFKALNFDKENTTFGMQFYVRDIKNNSWTILTDLSRNYPTFDLRFTRSFNLEKIPETVQSKFAVSPSVTLNYQNVDSNDETTFRPSLDVQYNLSSSLKLDATINPDFSQIDVDQQVTNLSRFSIFFPERRNFFLENADLFANLGTSDVNPFYSRKIGTENEIQFGLKLSGNVAQKTRIGVMNVQTNKNENMNAQNYSVVVGEQQLTKQLTTTAFMINRQETDGFSFIDNYNRVAGVNLNFKSGNNKWIGLANTAMSFNPESSGSNKFLNLGIDYNDRGLQGGFSVKKVEENYITDVGFTPRLFTYDAVNDVVVREGYYQSSSYLQYTKFYNSSRKLNSIRYLNYSNNTYFDDDGSVNQMSHFLNSAVFFKDLSAVYYALNYDDIDLKYGFDVLGNGKALLLKRYQNWNVKVGYNSANNQQLRYRVNFQKGRFYEGEKISGGLYVNYQLLPFANLELSHDLNSIDLNELGKEIFHLSRFTGQIFFNNRLNWTTYVQYNNQRNNFNVNSRLQWEYKPLSYVYFVVTNNFDKNFNRTNWGVAFKMNYRFDF; via the coding sequence ATGAAGAATATCCTATTAATCTTGTTTTCGTTATTAAATGTTGTCACTTATTCTCAAGATTCATGGATACATTTTAGAGATGTAAACATTGAAATTGATGGGAGTTTAAACGAATTGGTTTGGAAGTCAATTCCTATTCATACAAATTTTCATAATCTATTACCAACGGATGAAGGATTGGCTGAAAATCAAACAGAGGTTAAGATTTTTCATAATGGGGAATACCTATTTGTAGGTGCAGTTTATCACGATACAACAGCGAAACAACAAGTGAGTTCCTTAAAAAGAGATGTTTCAATTGGTATAAGTGACGCTTTTGTAATGGTTTTAGATACTCAGCATCAACAACAAAATGGAAACTTATTCGCTGTAAATACGTACGGAACACAAGTTGATGCTTTAGTAGAACGAAATGAGATGGGATACGGCTTAAATTTTAGTTGGAATGCCGTTTGGAAGACAAAAACAACAGTTGTTGGTAATAATAAGGTGTATGAAATTGCTATTCCGTTTAAAGCATTAAATTTTGACAAAGAAAATACCACCTTTGGTATGCAATTTTATGTAAGAGATATTAAAAATAACTCATGGACGATACTTACTGATTTAAGCAGAAATTATCCAACATTTGATTTACGATTTACTAGAAGTTTTAATTTAGAGAAAATTCCAGAAACTGTTCAATCTAAGTTTGCAGTCTCACCTTCGGTTACTTTAAATTATCAGAATGTAGATAGTAATGATGAAACTACTTTTAGGCCGAGTTTAGATGTTCAATACAATTTGTCTTCTTCCTTAAAGTTGGATGCGACAATTAATCCTGATTTTTCTCAGATAGATGTCGATCAACAGGTAACTAATTTGTCTCGCTTTTCTATTTTCTTTCCAGAACGAAGAAATTTCTTTTTAGAAAATGCAGATTTATTTGCAAACTTAGGAACGTCTGATGTAAATCCGTTTTATTCAAGAAAAATTGGAACGGAGAATGAAATTCAATTCGGCTTAAAACTATCGGGGAATGTAGCTCAAAAAACTAGAATAGGAGTAATGAATGTTCAAACCAACAAAAATGAAAATATGAACGCTCAAAATTATTCCGTTGTAGTTGGAGAGCAGCAGTTAACGAAACAGCTTACTACTACTGCGTTTATGATTAATAGACAAGAAACAGATGGTTTTAGTTTTATTGATAATTATAATAGAGTTGCTGGTGTAAACTTAAATTTTAAATCTGGAAATAACAAATGGATTGGTTTAGCGAATACCGCAATGAGTTTTAATCCAGAAAGTTCAGGAAGTAATAAATTCTTAAATCTTGGAATAGACTATAACGATCGTGGTTTACAAGGAGGCTTTTCCGTTAAAAAAGTAGAAGAAAATTATATTACAGATGTTGGTTTTACTCCAAGATTATTTACCTATGATGCGGTTAATGATGTTGTAGTTAGAGAAGGTTATTATCAAAGTTCAAGTTATTTACAGTATACAAAGTTTTATAATAGTTCGAGAAAATTGAATTCAATTCGATATTTGAATTATAGTAATAATACTTATTTTGATGATGATGGAAGTGTAAATCAAATGAGTCATTTTTTAAATTCTGCTGTTTTCTTTAAAGATTTATCTGCAGTTTATTATGCGCTTAATTATGATGATATTGATTTAAAATATGGATTTGATGTATTGGGAAATGGTAAGGCCTTATTACTGAAAAGATATCAAAATTGGAATGTAAAAGTTGGGTATAACTCTGCAAATAATCAACAATTACGTTATCGTGTAAATTTTCAAAAAGGAAGGTTTTATGAAGGTGAAAAGATTTCTGGAGGATTATATGTTAATTATCAATTATTGCCTTTTGCTAATTTGGAATTATCCCATGATTTGAATTCTATTGATTTGAATGAATTAGGAAAAGAAATATTTCACTTAAGTAGGTTTACGGGGCAAATATTTTTTAATAATAGATTGAACTGGACAACATATGTTCAATACAACAATCAACGAAATAACTTTAATGTGAATAGTCGATTACAATGGGAATACAAGCCTTTAAGCTATGTCTATTTCGTAGTGACTAATAATTTTGATAAAAACTTTAATAGAACAAATTGGGGAGTTGCTTTTAAAATGAATTATCGATTTGATTTTTGA
- a CDS encoding helix-turn-helix domain-containing protein, with amino-acid sequence MSDNPILFFICALGVFNGFLVALYFLFFNRKGRVQNLLFGLLVLFLSMRIGKSLYVIFTPREERNIALIQIGLSACFLIGASLYYYLRSSLEQTKVFPKNWKAAFIILSVFIIGVGVVFPYQTNGSFWNTFFVYFIYAVWGIYLLLSAYVLKDVFPKLIAKKATTFDLWLIGVFISNLLIFTAYIVGLFYLYFIGTITFSIVFYALLIFFLSKKKREDIFEDIPEKYAEKKIAASEADSLLIELKKLIEKNDLYKNTSIKISDIAKEIDITPHKLSQLLNDNLGKSFAAYMNSYRIEEAKRMLKENQEFTLEAIGFESGFSSKSNFYATFKKEVGQTPSQFQKQFL; translated from the coding sequence ATGTCTGACAATCCTATACTATTTTTTATTTGTGCTTTAGGAGTTTTTAATGGTTTCTTGGTAGCTCTTTATTTTTTATTCTTTAATAGAAAAGGAAGAGTTCAAAACTTATTATTTGGACTTTTAGTTCTGTTTCTTAGTATGAGAATTGGTAAATCTCTCTATGTCATATTTACACCTAGAGAAGAAAGGAATATAGCATTAATACAAATTGGTTTATCAGCCTGTTTTTTAATAGGAGCTAGTTTGTATTATTATTTACGCTCGTCACTGGAGCAAACCAAAGTTTTTCCTAAAAATTGGAAAGCAGCCTTTATAATTCTCTCTGTATTTATTATTGGAGTTGGAGTTGTTTTTCCATACCAAACAAATGGTTCTTTTTGGAATACGTTTTTTGTGTATTTCATTTATGCAGTTTGGGGAATATATTTGTTACTATCAGCATATGTTTTAAAAGATGTGTTTCCAAAGTTAATTGCAAAAAAAGCTACTACTTTTGACCTTTGGTTGATTGGAGTTTTTATATCGAATCTGTTAATTTTTACAGCCTATATTGTTGGGTTATTTTACTTATATTTTATTGGAACAATAACATTTTCAATTGTTTTTTACGCTTTGTTAATTTTCTTTTTATCAAAGAAAAAAAGAGAAGATATTTTTGAAGATATTCCTGAGAAATATGCAGAAAAGAAAATAGCTGCTTCAGAAGCGGATAGTTTATTAATAGAATTAAAGAAACTTATCGAAAAGAACGATTTATATAAGAATACAAGTATTAAAATATCTGATATAGCTAAAGAAATTGATATAACTCCTCATAAATTATCACAATTATTAAACGATAATTTGGGTAAAAGTTTTGCCGCTTACATGAATTCATATCGAATTGAAGAAGCAAAGAGAATGTTAAAGGAAAATCAAGAATTTACATTAGAAGCAATTGGTTTTGAATCTGGATTCTCTTCTAAATCAAATTTTTACGCAACATTTAAAAAAGAAGTTGGTCAAACTCCTTCACAATTTCAAAAGCAATTTTTATAG
- a CDS encoding bestrophin family protein — protein sequence MYTKKVFRAKDMLKWTRFETLFFFIFIMIIVGLYYFFNITWFKIPWTPLALIGTAVSFVIGFQNNSAYGRIWEARKIWGGIVNTSRTFGMFVQDMVDTKHSKSKSSEEDIQNDIKTLTYRHIAWMTALRHSMRTRKSWETVLDEKSNKEWTQIVAPPEWNSTLENDLKPYLNKEDLAYTLSKNNKQTALLYLQSHHLKNLKDQGKIWEFSFLELENVLEELFTLQGKSERIKNFPYPRHFATLNHYFMWLFVLLLPIALVPQFSEIGEEISKTLPSIGKLFMWLSVPFYVIVAWIFHTMERIGRTGENPFEGSANDVPISTIARGIEIDLRQNLGEKDDEIPNQFPIIHNTQM from the coding sequence ATGTATACCAAAAAAGTTTTTAGAGCAAAAGACATGTTAAAGTGGACTCGATTTGAAACACTTTTTTTCTTCATTTTTATTATGATAATTGTAGGTTTATACTATTTTTTCAATATCACTTGGTTCAAAATTCCTTGGACTCCACTTGCCTTAATCGGCACCGCTGTTTCTTTCGTAATCGGTTTTCAAAACAATTCAGCATATGGAAGAATATGGGAAGCAAGAAAAATATGGGGTGGGATTGTTAATACATCAAGAACTTTTGGTATGTTCGTTCAAGACATGGTTGATACTAAACATTCCAAAAGTAAATCATCCGAAGAAGACATTCAAAACGATATAAAAACACTCACTTATCGACATATTGCTTGGATGACAGCTTTACGACATTCCATGAGAACACGAAAAAGTTGGGAAACTGTACTCGATGAAAAATCCAACAAGGAGTGGACACAAATTGTAGCTCCGCCAGAATGGAATTCTACTCTAGAAAATGATTTAAAACCTTATTTAAATAAAGAAGACTTAGCCTATACCTTATCTAAAAACAATAAACAAACTGCCTTATTGTATTTACAATCTCATCATTTAAAAAACCTGAAAGATCAAGGGAAGATATGGGAGTTTTCTTTTTTAGAATTAGAAAATGTATTAGAAGAGCTATTTACGCTACAAGGAAAATCTGAAAGAATTAAAAACTTCCCTTATCCTCGTCATTTCGCCACTCTTAATCATTATTTCATGTGGTTATTCGTTTTATTATTACCAATAGCACTAGTTCCTCAGTTTTCTGAAATCGGCGAAGAAATCAGTAAAACATTACCTTCTATCGGAAAATTATTTATGTGGCTTTCAGTTCCCTTCTATGTAATTGTTGCATGGATTTTTCATACAATGGAAAGGATCGGTCGAACTGGAGAAAATCCATTTGAAGGTTCTGCAAACGATGTTCCTATTTCGACTATTGCAAGAGGAATTGAAATTGATTTAAGACAGAATTTAGGAGAAAAAGATGATGAAATACCCAATCAATTTCCAATTATTCATAATACACAAATGTAA
- a CDS encoding MFS transporter, giving the protein MQKIQDQKHSKETFLYVLMNTLERASFYGLRALLVLYMIGETLKMEHNKALEVYGIFFTSILFSKILGALLGDLVIGNKKAIIAGALLQALGAFCLYNSSINSLYIAIFLVSLGSGFFTTNLHSNFGKLYVEKLQLSDAGFTIMYLSANLGSFFGILLLGSFGENYGYNNGFLVIGFLTLLSIVPILFIKEGSNPHNLNINQISFKRRLKVILLTFSIIGLFWSLYQLSSSRNSELIFQFREISALNISSYLWNSLSAMFILPISIVAILVWTFFYIKQTYKLTFGLLFAFISLGLLYLIPEIPKETHVYIYISSLLLFCFSEILIAPVVQTTLVKYGNPKYLAILMSFISVPVRLFSLLVIPFEEELTGSTDVSFNVSFIGIAIITLSLISYSLLINKKTKKSH; this is encoded by the coding sequence ATGCAAAAAATCCAAGACCAAAAACACTCAAAAGAGACTTTTCTATATGTTTTAATGAACACATTAGAAAGAGCATCTTTCTACGGACTTCGAGCTTTACTAGTATTGTACATGATAGGAGAAACGTTAAAAATGGAGCACAATAAAGCTTTAGAGGTTTATGGTATATTTTTTACGTCTATTTTATTTTCAAAAATTCTTGGTGCTCTATTAGGAGATTTAGTTATTGGAAATAAAAAAGCTATTATTGCAGGCGCTCTCTTGCAAGCTTTAGGAGCATTTTGTCTTTATAATTCTTCAATCAATAGTTTATATATTGCTATATTTTTAGTAAGTCTTGGTTCTGGATTTTTCACCACAAACTTACATTCGAATTTCGGAAAACTTTATGTAGAAAAACTTCAATTATCTGATGCTGGATTTACTATTATGTATTTATCAGCCAACTTAGGTTCCTTTTTCGGAATACTTTTACTAGGCTCTTTTGGCGAAAATTATGGATACAACAACGGTTTTTTGGTAATTGGTTTCTTAACTCTTTTATCAATTGTACCAATTTTGTTTATTAAAGAAGGTTCAAACCCCCATAATCTTAATATAAATCAAATCTCATTTAAAAGACGTTTAAAGGTAATTTTATTGACATTTAGTATTATTGGATTATTTTGGTCTTTATACCAACTATCTTCGTCTCGAAATTCAGAGTTAATATTTCAATTCCGCGAAATTTCTGCACTGAATATCTCCAGCTATCTATGGAATTCATTGAGCGCAATGTTCATACTTCCAATTAGTATTGTTGCAATATTAGTATGGACTTTCTTTTATATCAAACAAACGTACAAGTTAACTTTTGGTCTTTTATTCGCCTTTATATCGTTAGGATTACTGTACTTAATCCCAGAAATTCCTAAAGAAACACATGTCTATATCTATATCTCCTCTTTACTATTATTCTGCTTCTCAGAAATACTCATTGCTCCAGTAGTTCAAACCACATTAGTAAAATATGGGAATCCAAAGTACTTAGCTATTTTAATGAGTTTTATTAGCGTACCTGTTAGACTATTTTCGTTATTAGTAATCCCTTTTGAAGAAGAATTAACAGGTTCAACGGATGTAAGTTTCAATGTTAGTTTTATTGGAATTGCTATAATAACTCTTAGCCTTATCTCTTATAGTCTATTGATAAATAAAAAGACTAAAAAAAGTCATTAG
- a CDS encoding nuclear transport factor 2 family protein produces the protein MKQTVLLCTLFFAQILLGQSEIDQVKLTLQNYIDGSSYNWKEQLKNAFTIDATLYLTTKNGFKRYSPDEYADFFKGKKEGEFNGRQGRVLAVDIIKDIATAKVEIAGSDRKWVYIDLFLLKKKGEKWSIISKTATRVDENK, from the coding sequence ATGAAACAGACCGTATTGTTATGCACGTTATTTTTTGCTCAAATTTTATTAGGACAATCTGAGATAGATCAGGTAAAACTAACATTACAAAATTATATTGATGGTAGTTCTTATAATTGGAAGGAACAACTTAAAAATGCATTCACGATTGATGCGACACTTTATTTAACTACAAAAAATGGTTTCAAACGATATTCGCCTGATGAATATGCTGATTTTTTTAAGGGTAAAAAAGAAGGTGAGTTCAATGGTAGACAAGGGCGAGTTTTAGCAGTAGATATCATTAAAGATATAGCTACAGCAAAGGTTGAAATCGCAGGTTCAGACAGAAAATGGGTTTACATTGATTTATTCTTATTGAAAAAGAAAGGTGAAAAATGGAGTATTATTAGTAAAACGGCAACAAGAGTAGATGAGAATAAGTAG